A DNA window from Aureibaculum sp. 2308TA14-22 contains the following coding sequences:
- a CDS encoding transglycosylase domain-containing protein has translation MNKKKSDNTAAFKKYTKWLWILFLSGFGVIALLFFLGSLGVFGPLPTFEELENPESNLATEVISIDNKTLGKYFNENRTPIKYKDIPDNIVKALIATEDVRFYEHSGIDFYGTARAFIKLGKDGGASTVTQQLAKLLFHGEGSKSLPERLLQKVKEWIIALRLERQYTKEEIIAMYFNKQGFLFNAVGLRSAARIYFGKEPKDLKIEEAAVLVAMLKNPRQYNPHREISKAKSLQRRNVVLMQMEKNDVITLAQKDSLQKLPMVLDFTPEDTGYGVATYFREYLRGFLKDWVKDNKKPDGTEYNIYRDGLKIYVTLDSRMQHYAEEAMEEHMANLQRVFNKQQKKNKNAPYYDLTKKQIERNMESSIKRSNRYKRMKKAGVSEADIKKSFTEKTEMRVFSWKGEIDTVMTPMDSIKYYKHFMRAGLMSMEPQTGHVKAWVGGINYKHFQYDMVKQGKRQIGSTFKPFVYATAINQLQLSPCEELSNTIWTIPKGKYGLDKDWAPKNSDLKYGGFKTLKNALATSTNVVTAQLIDKTTPQNVVKLAKNLGIESEILEVPSIALGTVDLSLFEMTGAYNTFPNKGMYVKPMMILRIEDKNGTVIDNFTPETKEAMSEESAYTVVNLLEGVTQFGSGARLRSSWSKYPDSIVSGYPYKFTNPIAGKTGTTQNQSDGWFMGFVPNLTTGVWVGGEERSIHFADIGRGQGASMALPIWALYMKKCYTNTELNISDKAFKKPANLDIELDCEKYKKVQDSTNNGLIEDPEF, from the coding sequence ATGAATAAGAAAAAATCAGATAATACAGCAGCATTTAAAAAATACACCAAATGGCTTTGGATACTTTTTCTAAGTGGTTTCGGAGTTATAGCTTTGTTATTTTTTCTGGGCTCATTAGGTGTTTTTGGCCCTTTGCCCACTTTTGAAGAACTGGAAAATCCTGAAAGTAATTTGGCCACTGAAGTAATTTCTATTGACAATAAAACATTGGGTAAATATTTTAATGAAAATAGAACTCCCATAAAGTATAAAGACATTCCTGATAATATAGTTAAAGCTTTAATTGCTACCGAAGATGTACGTTTTTACGAACACTCTGGTATCGATTTTTATGGAACCGCTAGGGCTTTTATAAAATTGGGTAAAGATGGTGGGGCTAGTACCGTTACCCAACAATTGGCTAAATTGTTATTTCATGGTGAAGGGTCAAAAAGTCTTCCAGAGCGGCTTTTGCAAAAAGTAAAAGAATGGATTATCGCTCTTAGACTAGAACGTCAATATACCAAAGAAGAAATCATAGCCATGTATTTTAACAAACAAGGTTTCTTGTTTAATGCTGTTGGTTTGCGTTCTGCTGCTCGTATTTATTTTGGTAAAGAACCTAAAGACTTAAAAATTGAAGAAGCTGCAGTTTTGGTAGCTATGCTTAAGAACCCACGTCAATACAATCCGCACAGGGAGATATCCAAAGCAAAATCATTACAAAGAAGAAATGTAGTGCTGATGCAAATGGAGAAAAATGATGTAATTACGCTTGCACAAAAAGATTCTTTACAAAAATTACCCATGGTGCTCGATTTTACTCCTGAAGATACTGGCTATGGTGTAGCTACTTATTTCAGAGAATATTTACGAGGGTTTTTAAAAGACTGGGTAAAAGACAATAAAAAACCTGACGGTACGGAATATAATATTTACCGTGACGGATTAAAAATTTATGTGACCTTAGATTCTCGCATGCAGCACTATGCCGAGGAAGCTATGGAAGAACATATGGCAAACTTACAACGTGTATTTAACAAGCAGCAAAAAAAGAATAAAAATGCCCCTTATTACGATTTGACCAAAAAGCAAATAGAACGTAATATGGAATCTTCCATCAAACGTTCTAACCGATACAAACGCATGAAAAAGGCAGGTGTTTCTGAGGCGGATATAAAAAAGTCCTTTACTGAAAAAACCGAAATGCGTGTGTTTTCTTGGAAAGGTGAAATAGACACGGTAATGACCCCGATGGATTCCATTAAATATTACAAACATTTTATGCGTGCTGGACTAATGTCTATGGAGCCACAGACCGGACATGTAAAAGCTTGGGTAGGTGGTATCAATTATAAGCATTTTCAATACGATATGGTAAAACAAGGTAAGCGTCAAATAGGCTCTACTTTTAAACCATTTGTATATGCTACAGCCATTAATCAATTACAATTATCGCCTTGCGAAGAACTGTCAAATACAATTTGGACTATCCCGAAAGGAAAATACGGATTGGATAAGGATTGGGCTCCTAAAAATTCTGACCTTAAATATGGAGGATTTAAAACCTTAAAAAATGCTTTGGCAACCTCTACAAACGTTGTTACTGCACAATTAATAGATAAAACTACACCTCAAAATGTGGTTAAATTGGCTAAAAATTTAGGTATTGAAAGTGAGATTCTAGAAGTCCCTTCAATTGCATTAGGTACTGTAGATCTTTCATTATTCGAAATGACTGGAGCATATAATACGTTCCCCAATAAAGGTATGTACGTAAAACCAATGATGATTTTACGTATAGAAGATAAAAATGGAACTGTTATAGACAACTTTACGCCAGAAACCAAGGAGGCTATGAGTGAAGAATCTGCCTATACCGTTGTTAATTTATTGGAAGGTGTAACACAGTTTGGCTCTGGTGCTCGTTTGCGTTCATCTTGGAGTAAGTATCCCGATAGTATTGTATCTGGCTACCCGTATAAATTTACAAATCCTATTGCAGGAAAAACAGGTACTACGCAAAACCAATCTGATGGATGGTTTATGGGTTTTGTGCCTAACTTAACTACAGGTGTATGGGTTGGGGGCGAAGAAAGGTCAATCCATTTTGCAGACATAGGCAGAGGTCAAGGGGCATCAATGGCACTACCTATCTGGGCGTTATATATGAAAAAGTGCTATACCAACACGGAACTTAATATTAGTGATAAAGCTTTTAAGAAACCTGCTAACTTAGACATTGAATTGGATTGTGAGAAATACAAAAAAGTACAAGACAGCACTAATAATGGTTTAATTGAAGATCCTGAATTTTAA
- a CDS encoding gliding motility lipoprotein GldH: MRNILGFIVVIVVLVSCNNNSVFNQFKSMPSAEWHKDSIVKFQFNPIDTVSRNNVYINLRNNDAYAYSNLFLIVGIDFPNNYKVVDTLEYEMADAEGKFLGEGLTDLKENVLEFKTNVIFPTTGTYTISIEQAMRKSGETDGITSLKGVTDVGIQIEKMNKNE, from the coding sequence ATGCGTAATATTTTAGGTTTCATTGTCGTTATAGTAGTACTGGTTTCGTGTAATAATAATTCCGTTTTTAACCAGTTTAAATCTATGCCTAGTGCTGAATGGCATAAAGACTCAATTGTTAAATTTCAATTTAATCCTATAGATACTGTTTCTAGAAATAACGTTTATATAAATCTTAGGAACAATGATGCTTATGCTTACAGTAATTTATTTTTGATTGTAGGCATAGACTTTCCTAACAACTATAAAGTTGTTGATACGCTAGAATATGAAATGGCTGATGCAGAAGGTAAATTTTTAGGAGAAGGTTTGACCGATCTCAAAGAAAATGTATTGGAATTTAAAACCAATGTAATTTTTCCAACTACTGGAACTTATACCATTTCTATTGAACAAGCTATGCGTAAAAGTGGCGAAACCGATGGTATAACCAGCCTAAAAGGAGTTACAGATGTGGGCATACAAATTGAAAAAATGAATAAGAATGAATAA
- a CDS encoding PSP1 domain-containing protein, with the protein MSCNSCSTDTNGVPKGCKSNGNCGTGSCDKLTVFDWLSNMNLPNGQSTFNIAEVRFKNGRKHFYKNTKNLPIAIGDIVAVESSPGHDIGTVSLTGELVKIQMRKKDVGFDSEEVKQIYRKASQRDIDVWQSARDKEQEVQRKSRLIVTRLGLKMKLSDIEFQGDGNKATFYYTADDRVDFRMLIKELASTFKIRVEMKQVGLRQEAARLGGIGSCGRELCCSTWLTDFRSVSTSAARYQQLSLNPQKLAGQCGKLKCCLNYELDSYLDALKNFPKTDTWLKTEKGTAVFQKMDIFKGLLWYAYKDNPMQWVDMEVEKVNEIIELNKEGKKVASLEIYAAKTNLAPIDEKVFTNVVGQDSLTRFDKNKGKKSNKRRKNRNNKRRKSSRKNA; encoded by the coding sequence ATGAGCTGTAATAGTTGCTCTACAGATACAAATGGCGTCCCTAAAGGGTGCAAAAGTAATGGAAATTGTGGTACAGGGAGTTGTGATAAATTAACGGTTTTTGATTGGCTCTCTAATATGAATTTGCCCAATGGGCAATCTACTTTTAACATAGCGGAAGTCCGTTTTAAAAATGGTAGAAAACATTTTTACAAAAACACCAAAAACTTACCTATTGCAATTGGTGATATTGTTGCCGTTGAATCTTCTCCAGGGCATGATATAGGAACGGTTTCGTTAACTGGCGAACTTGTTAAAATTCAAATGCGAAAAAAAGATGTTGGTTTTGATAGTGAAGAGGTAAAACAAATTTATAGAAAAGCTTCGCAACGCGATATTGATGTTTGGCAGTCCGCTAGAGATAAAGAACAAGAAGTACAACGCAAATCTAGATTGATCGTTACACGATTAGGTCTAAAAATGAAACTTTCTGATATTGAATTTCAAGGTGACGGTAATAAAGCTACATTTTACTATACCGCTGATGATAGAGTAGATTTTAGAATGTTAATTAAAGAACTGGCCTCTACTTTTAAAATCAGGGTTGAAATGAAACAGGTCGGTTTACGCCAAGAAGCTGCACGATTAGGCGGAATAGGTTCTTGTGGTAGAGAATTGTGCTGTTCTACTTGGTTGACCGATTTTAGATCAGTCAGCACATCGGCAGCAAGGTACCAACAATTATCCTTAAACCCTCAAAAATTGGCAGGGCAATGCGGTAAATTAAAATGCTGCCTAAATTACGAATTGGATTCTTATTTAGATGCCTTAAAAAACTTCCCAAAAACGGACACTTGGTTAAAAACCGAAAAAGGAACAGCGGTTTTTCAAAAAATGGATATTTTTAAGGGTTTACTTTGGTATGCTTACAAAGATAACCCCATGCAATGGGTGGATATGGAAGTGGAAAAAGTAAACGAAATTATCGAACTAAACAAAGAAGGTAAAAAAGTAGCTAGTTTAGAAATTTACGCTGCAAAAACTAATCTAGCTCCTATTGATGAAAAGGTTTTTACCAATGTTGTTGGCCAAGATAGTTTAACCAGATTTGATAAAAACAAAGGAAAAAAGAGCAACAAAAGGAGAAAAAACAGAAATAATAAAAGAAGAAAATCATCCCGCAAAAATGCGTAA